The window CACCATGATGACCTGGCACTGTCCCCCTTTGCCTGGGAAGGACAGAGGAGTGTCCTGGCCTGGGGAGTGgtggctggaagggaccctgCAGTCTGGGCATATGCTCTGGTGGATTCTGCTTCCATcaggaggaagggcaggaagcCTGGGGCACATGAGGTGTCTTTCCTTGCTGCCTGGCCCATCCATCACTGAGGCTGCTTGGCTCTAGGTGGCAGAAGACAATCCCGGAGACAGCTGAAGACTGACAGAGACAAACCTCTCCCTCCTTTGCTGGCAAGAGTTGGGGGGAACATTGAGGTGAGCCTCAGCCTCAGCCAGAGCATGGCCAATGCTGTTGTGCCCAGGCTGCCTGTGGGCTGCATCCCTCTACAGAATCACTGGGACATTAGTCCTGGTCCAGCAGGGCCTGTCACAGCTGTGAGGCTCCAGGATGCCACTTGCTGCTGAGGCCACTCTGTGATCCCACAATGTCTTCTCTTCCTGCAGGTTCTGGGCTTCAACGCCCGGCAGCGCAAGGCATTCCTGAATGCCATCATGCGCTGGGGAATGCCGCCCCAGGATGCCTTCAACTCCCACTGGCTGGTCCGGGATCTGCGAGGGAAGAGCGAGAAGGAGTTCAGGTACAGAGGTCCTGGCAGGCAGGCGAGGTAGGGAGCCTGCACCACTTCACCCTGGGCTTTTTTGGGAAGGCAGTGTCTGTTTCATTGAGGTGGTGTCTCTTGTTCCTTTCCTGGGTGTGAGACTTCCCTCATCCATGGGTGGCTGGGGATCATGTGTGTGCTGGGTTGAGGACTGAAGTCTGGCTCTCCTGGCAGGGCGTATGTCTCTCTCTTCATGAGACACTTGTGTGAGCCTGGGGCAGATGGTGCTGAAACCTTTGCGGACGGCGTTCCCCGGGAAGGGCTGTCACGCCAGCACGTGCTGACTCGCATCGGGGTCATGTCACTAGTAAGGAAGAAGGTGGGTGAGTAAAATGATGAATGAGCCTTTTCAGGAATGTTCTAGAGACTTTTCCCAATGGGGTGGGTGCAGCAATCCTGCCACTTGGTCACACTGTGGGTGAGCAGCCTGGACACGCTGACTTGGCACCAGCTGGGAATGTCCCTGCTCTGTTTGACCTGATCATGTGTGTCTGTCCCAGGTCCAGGAGTTTGAGCATGTCAATGGGAAGTACAGCACCCCAGACCTGGTTCTTGAGGGCCCAGAGAGCAAGAGATCCAGTGAGGTTGTGTCTTCAGATCCCAACACGCCTGTCCCAGCCAGTCCAGCGCACACACACACGGGACCAGGGGCCCTTACAGGTATTCAGGGGGTTGTGGCTGGGGTCTGACTTGGCAGGGAGGTGGGCCAAGACATCAGGAGGTTTTGCAGATGCTTGACCCATCTTGCCTTGCTCAACAGCTTCCTGGCTTCCTCTTCTTACAGATAAAACAGAAGCACAACTGGGGTTCCATGAGGAAAAGGACCCAGTGGAGCAGAAGCCCAGAAAGGTGTCTGACAGCCAGGTGAGGTGGCTTTGTTCAGCATCTCCTCCAGGAAgtttcccctgctctgcctgggaaCTTGGGGTACTCCCTAGGGAAGGGAGGGCTGGGCTGACCTAGAATGGGTGCTTGGCATTTAGGTGCCTGCAAGTGCCGAGGTGGAGAGTGAAGAGCACCCAGAAAGCTGCGACAGCAAGGAGAGGCCAAGGGAAGAGAAGCAAGAGGATTGTGAGAAGGCTGAGCCTTCTTCTGAGCCCCTGGTGAAAGGTGAGGCTGTGTATCTTCCCTGTATTGCTATGGGAAACCTGAATGTCAGAAAGTCCTGcagaaattcctgaaaaaacaaGTTGTAAATTGCATGAAATGGTCATTTTGGGGGGCATTTGTTCCTCCAGATGTctcagggaagagagaaaactaaatacatttatttgatAATATGCAGAAGAATGTTCTGTTTAAAGTTCTTTGAGCATCTTGACTATACAAACCATATAGCTACTTTACCCTAAAAGGGAAAGTCTGTCTGGATAAGTAGGTTGTTCCCTGCAGAACATTTTCCATGTCAGGCATTTCTTGTAGGCCTATTTCTTCCTGCAGATGAGGGGATTCAAGAGCAAGAGAAGCCTTTGGAGAAGGCGGAAttgagcagcagcccagggaagggggaGGATAAAGAAGTCAAACCAGGTGAGGCATGAGACTTTGGAGAGAGAAGAGTGGGAAGAATTCCCAGAGTGAGGCCAGTGCCTGGCACAGTGACAGAGTGTGCCCACAGTGTGGTGGCAAAGCTGCCATCAGCACCAGCACCACTGGTGCTCATCAGCCACGAGTGGGAACAAGACCCTGTTGGGGTGGGCTCTGCCTGTGCTAACAATGGGACCTGCTGGGAGGGATTGGTGGCTTTTGCAGCAGTGACTGGCTGTTGATGGGGCAGGGGTGGCACCAGTGGGTCTAGTGGTGGAGCACTATTAGACAGGCCAATTCCTTGTATTTGCCAAGCAGAGGAtggcaaggaggaggagaaggagccaAATGATGCCCAGCAAAATGGTGacaaagaggaagaggaggaaggaaagaaggatgaCAGAAGCATGAATTTCAGATTCATGTTCAACATTGCCGACGGTGGCTTCACAGGTAAGAGTGAGAGACGAGGTGTTGGCCTTgtgcaaagctgctgctctgaaccTGTTCAGGGAATGTGACCCTTATCATGGGCCATGCATGGGCTGGTgctttgctggcagcagcagaccTGGGAatgtgctgtgcctgtggtcCTGGGAGGTTCCATTGCTTATCCTGCCCACATGCTGTGCATTGACTTGCAGTCCAGCTGCCCTGACCAGGCTGTCtcccttctgcttctgcttccaCAGAGCTGCACACGCTGTGGCAGAATGAGGAGAGGGCTGCCATGTCCTCTGGCAAGATCTACGACATCTGGCACCGCCGACACGACTACTGGCTGTTGGCAGGAATTGTCACGTACCCTTTgacctggcagagcaggaggcagtGAGGCGAGAGAGGCCTCTGGGGgtgtgggagctgggctggcactgcagtGATGAGCAGGGAGAGGGTTTAGGGCCACGGTGTTGCTGTGGGGTGGTGGGCAGGCTGTTGGCTGGCTGATTCTGCCCTTGACACTTGCCCCACACCAGTCATGGCTATGCCCGCTGGCAGGACATCCAGAATGACCCACGCTACGTGATCCTGAACGAGCCCTTCAAGTCAGAGATACACAAGGGGAATTACCTCGAGATGAAGAACAAGTTCCTTGCCCGGCGGTTTAAGGTGAGTGGCAGGTCCAGGGCTGGTGAGTCCTTGCTGGTGGGAGGACCAGAGCAGCACCCTGAAGCCTGGGGGGAGGTTGCCAGCATCTTCTGTGAGCAAAGTGGGGAGAGGACTTTGTGAGGGGCACTGTCATTTACTGGTTTATAGTGGGGTGGGGTTTGGTCCTGaatccttcccctcctgcaccTCCCAGTTGTTGGAGCAGGCCCTGGTGATCGAGGAGCAGCTGCGGAGGGCGGCGTATCTCAACATGACCCAAGACCCGAGTCACCCGGCCATGGCACTGAACGCACGGCTGGCAGAAGTGGAGTGCCTTGCCGAGAGCCACCAGCACCTCTCCAAAGAGTCCCTGGCTGGGAACAAGCCTGCCAACGCTGTCCTGCACAAGGGTGCgtgcctgcagggctgggggagtcTGCTCTGAGGCTAGGAAGGGTTCCCCACCCTCACCTGGGGAGCCAAGCAAGGAGGTGTCCCCATCTTGTTCtctcagccaggagctgctggctcctctCAGCTTGCTGGCTCTGGCAGGCATCCTCCCATGTACCTCCTGTTTTACTTGCAGTGCTGAACCAGCTCGAGGAGCTGCTGAGTGACATGAAGGCTGATGTGACACGCTTGCCCTCCATGCTGTCCCGCATCCCACCCGTGGCCGCCCGGCTGCAGATGTCAGAGCGGAGCATCCTCAGCCGCCTGGCCACCCGTGGAGGGGATCCAGCTGCCCAGGTCTGTGGGGACGGGCACAGAGCCCTCTCTGGGAGGGTCACGCTCAGGTCAGGGCTGCAGGCCCCTGTCTTTTCTCCCTCCATGTCTCCCCAGGGCTCCTTTGGCTCAGCCCAGATCTTCAACAACAACTTTGGGCCAAATTTCCGTGGTCCTGGGCCGGGTGGGATTGTCAACTACAGCCAGATGCCTCTGGGACCCTATGTGACTGGTAGGTTGGGGTTTTGCTCTTGGGCAGAGAAATTCAGAGGGTGGATTTGGGCTTTCCAGGAGTGCTGTCAAAGGACAGTAGTGAGCAAGGTGTTTCCTCTGTCACCACAGATATTTAGCAGTTCCCATGattttcccctgcagctcccactccTAGCCGAGGTAAGGTTGCGCTTCCCActctctgtgctctgtttgCTGGGGAACATGAAGGGGTGGGGGGCTAAATGGAGACTTCATTTTGAGCTGCCCCCCCAGTGCCAGTATCTGGCGGTGGTCTGACTCAAGCAGCTGCAGTAGAGGTGGGAGCAGatccttcctgcagcccctcccaggTGGGGTTGGCATGTGGGGAGGGTCCACATTTGGCTGGTGGGCAGCCCTTCCCCTCTTCTcgcagcagccctgggggacaGTCCCCTGTCCCTGGCCATGAGCCGCTGTTGCCAGAGGTCGGCGGGGAAATTGTGCCAGCGTTGCCTGCGTGGAGGACGAGCTGCCGCCGGTGCTGCCGCGCTGTCCCGCTCCTGCTTCAAGTGTGCTTTGCCTGCTGCGGCCCCCGTGGGAGCGGCGGGGCTGGGGGTTTGTGTCCGTGTACATTTTTTGCACTTTCTTATTGAAGACTTGAAGAGTTTGTCTGGGCAAGGTgggctgaggggagggagggagggctggagtTGCGGTGTTTGTCTGGTTGTGTTGGCAGGTGTGGGGGTGAGTGGAGGCCAGTGGTGCCATGTCCCAGCCGGCTGTGCTCCCCAGCTTCCCCCTAAGGGCCGTCTCTTCATCCTCGTGGTGTTTGAGCAAGCCCAcgcctgctgctgccctgctggaatccctggcactgctgtggtgtGGCTGGAGTTCCACATGTGCCGGGCTTGGGGCAGGCAGATGGAGGGGATGtgggtgggacagaggggacagctggAACTGGGATGGGGATACCTCGAGCGTGGTGACACCGGCAGCCGTAAGCAACGCCCCTGCATCAGCTTCGTGCTCTGTGTGTCCCggtttctgttctgtgttttaatAAATCCTTTGGGAAGGATGCAGTGGAGTCTGGCAGGGGAAGGGATGGTGGTGCAGCCTTGAgtgggggggtggggtgggggggctGGCCATGGTCTTGGTACCCCTGATGTCCTGCACATgtctccacacacacacacacgtgtccacagacacagacagatgTCTACACACACGTGCATGTACACAATGTGTGCAGGTGGAGACACAGGAACATGCAGACACTGACAGACCTGAGAATGTCGTGTGTATCTGCACAGATACTGTAACCTCTGCATGAATGCACGTATATGTAGCTATGTCTACATCACCCTCACACATGTGCCTCTTCATATACAGCATGTGTGGATCTGTGTACACACACATGCAGATATGCACAGAACTGTAAATTTTAGATCTGTGTGCATATATATCTTTATGTAAGCATACAGTGTTAGAAATACTAATTTATTTAGGTACTGCTATGTGGGTGTATCTGTACATACACACCTGTATATTATACATGTCTATATAATGTATTTGTGGTTTTTATGCATGTGTATTTGTGTACATATAGACTTGTGAGTGTGTGTAGACACAGGTATGGGTAGATAATGGATATATGTACATAGATCTATACATGGTATGGATGCATAGATCTGTATTTAgatgtatatatacacatacatatacatcTTTATGTAAGAATACAcataaatgtttgtttttgagTATATGCACATGCATACACATACATGTGTAGATGTATCTATATATCTACACATCTCCATATCTGTTTCTCTGTATGGCTATATAGGTGTATTGATCTTTGTGTATGGCTTTACaggtgtgtgtatgtgtacaCAGACACATGTATTTGtaattttgatatatttatacataagTGCAGGTAAATCCATGTACCTAAAGGTGTAGGTGTGTGGCTCTAGGAGGTATTCACACTGACTCTCAACCATATATAGAGGGGAGCTCTGATGTCATGAGTGGGGTCAAGAGAGACCCCCTGtgtttatacacacacacacatttatagTGGGCTGTAGGTGCAGCCAGGGCTACACAGCAGATAAACAGACACATTGTGCACAGAGCTCTCATtgtgcagagctcagtgcaCACATCTCACACTCCAGAGCTCACACACACTGTACAAAGCTCACACACGTGCCCAGAGTGCACAgtttacacacacacagtgcacaGAGCTCACACACACCGCACAGAGCTGAGGGTTTGCACAtttacaatttttatatttatgtgtgCACAGATAGAGGAAACTGTATAAATGTATGTGGATATggatacatatatatataggtattGGCAAAATGTTTGTTCTGCACAGAGTACACAGAGAGCTATAAAGAGATACATGTAGCTATAGTTATATTGTTCTCTCTATAGCTTTATGTATCATCTATCTCTCTGTACCTATCATATATGTatccatatatatatagctataGCTAGACATACAGCTATATATATGTAGCTATAGCTATATCTAGATTACAAATATCTGTGCCCATGTGTATATATGGCATATGTTTATAGATGTATAGAGACATGAGTATATAGTTGAAGAGCTGGGTAGGGATATAGAGATATCTACACCGATATCTGTATATACACATCTATCTGCATATACACACATTTAAGTACATACCAGTAATTTTCATGTGTGCATATATCCATACAAACATGGGTGCTGCTCTAGCAATATATTTATATGGATATGCACGCATGTATACATTACATATATCGATCAATACATGGAACCATGTATGTCTATATATGCAAGCACACATGTCTACATGTGTGTACATATAcattatatatgtaattttcAGAGGTGTGTGTACACATCTGCATACAGGTATCTGTATATGTAAATAGGTATTGATCTCTCAGAGGCTGATATCAGGGAGAGAGGTGGAGGTAGGGCTACATCTGTATCTACAGCTGTCCGTGTGTGACTGCGTGTGTGCGTGTTTTTGTCTATAGACACTCCTGTAATGGGAGTGTGTGGGTGCATGTGTAGAGGCTTTCAGTAGCTTTGTGCAGATACAGCCGAAGGCGTGTGTGGGCTGTGTTCAcctccacagctgctgtttgcaaatCCACACGTCTGGACGTCCCCGCATGTCTGCACGTCCCTGCGTCTCCGCGTGTGTCCGTGCCCACACACActcccccggcccggcccctcccgcagcagagccctgccccGTGCTCGGCCGGAGCACCGCAGGCTCTTCCCGCAGAGATCTCCCTCCCTGCCGGCATCCCACGCACCCTTCCCCAGGATCAGGCGCTCCGTCCCGCGGTGCCGGCGGCGCAGGGCAGAGGCGAGGCCGGGGCGCAGGCTGGGGAACAGCTTCGTGTTGTCGGCCTCGTGGGCGTACAGCACCCGCGTgcgccccgcgcccgccgcctCCGCCAACGCGGAGGCAGAGGAGCCACGCATGCAACGGGTCCCCGCGGCGGCTCCGGCTGCGGGCAGGCCGGCCGGGCAGCTCGGGGCTCGCCTCCCGCCGGCCGTCCCTGCGCCGCAGAGCCGGGCCGGGCGGCCGCGGCGCCATGTCCGGGGCAGCGCGGGCGGGAGCGCTGGCTCTCGGCGCTCGCGGTGCAAACCACACTCTCCACTTTGCTCCAACAAAGCGTAAGCAAGCGAACGGGCGGCGAGGGCTGCGCGGCGGGCGGCGTGCTCGGGCGCGCTTAGGATCTGTAGTCCTTCTTGCTGTATGGTTTGTTGCCCAGGATGCTATCGATCTCGTGGACGATGGAAGACGACAGCTTTGGAAGGACCTGCGGGGGATGGGGACAATGCTGGGAGTTGGGATTGTGACCCCGGTGTGCGTGGCAGGATGCTCTCCGCCTCCACCCCACCACGTTCGTGCCACAAGCCCCAGCTTGCTGGCTGGGTGACCCACTTAGGCAGAGCCTGAGTCAGGCCTGACCCTGCCCCCTCAGCCCAGCAAAGCCTTGTCTCTGCTTCTCGCCTTCATGACAAGCAAAACCTGTTATGGAGCTGGGTTTGCAACCCTCTTTTTCCACACAGCGCAGCAGAGCAATGAGTGCTGTGGGCAAATGTTGCTTCTGGGAGCACTGACCTGTATTGCTCCAATATTCTCCATCAGCTGGTCGGCATTGGAGGCCCCCAGTAAGACAGAGCTGACACCCTCGTTGCGCAGGCACCAagctgggacaggaggaagagcagagcttgAGCAAAGCCCAGATAACCCTGGTGTCACCCCCAGCTGTCCCACACTGTCCCCCATCTTCTTACCGATGGCGAGCTGGGGCAGGGTGCAGCCCAGGCGCTCAGCGATggcctgcagctccttcagctttGCCTGCTGCCGCCGGCCCTCTTCACTCAGAATCTTGTCCTTCAGCCACTGGTATCCCTGGGGAGCGGGAAGGGGTGTTGTGGTGGCATCAGGGTGCACCAGCACCTTGCACAGGCAGGGCATCCCCAAActccctgggctgtggctcCTGGAGTTCCTTTTCCTGTAGGGACTTCACAAGGCCCCCAGCCCTActcccccagctctgtccaTCCCCGtgtgccctcccagccctggtACAGCTCACCTTCAGAGAGGCACGGGAGTAGGGGGGGATGCCCCCATCGTACTTCCCCGAGACAATGCCACAGGCCAGTGGGGACCAAGTCATGGCTCCAacacctggggacagagcagaaTGGGGGAtgacactgctgctcccagctccctcaggggCCTTGGCACCTGgcctcagcagcactgggcttGGGGAGCACTATGCTTTGCGGGGCTGGGGAGAAATCCCCACTGTCATACCTATCTTGTGGAagagctcagggagctgcaCCTCCACCTTTTCCCGCTGGAACATGTGATACTCGGCCTGCTCACAGATCGGAGGAATCAGGTTGAACTGCCGGGCCACCGAGTATGCCTCCTGCAGAAGAGGAACCAGGACCCTCAGCGCCCTGCCGCTCCCCCCGAGCCCCCTGCTGAACCCCCCAGCCAAGTCCTGAGTGACTGCcccaaaaaataattaaggctTAAGTGCATCTGCACACGCTTGGCTCCCAACGGCTGCTGTCTAATTAAATCAACGTCAGCGGCATcgctggggctgctctgctgcagccgCCCCGGTCCCCTGGGCCCCTACCATGATCTCCATGGAGCTCCAGCGCGAGGTCCCCCAGTACATGGCCATCCCCTGGTTGATGACATGGGTCATAGCTCGCACTGTCTCTGccgggagggaaggagagagtgGCAGATGGGGTTTAGCAGGGGCTGCACTGGCAGAACGGGGCTTGCACCGCGTTGATGGCTGGCGAGCATCCCACTGCCCAATGCTGCGGTGGGAACTGGGTGGTGTCCAGGGGATGCTTTCAGAAAAgcgggatggggacagagggagcagcagccactcAGGATGTGCCAGGGACCACAGCCGACCTGACATGCTCGCACGGTGCCAGGCTCTCCCTGCATGGAGAGCAGCCTGAGGCTTCTGCCAGTGGTCCCATGCCCTGTGGGGTTAccagcactggcactgctgcaggggGAGGGACTGATGCATCACCCACACACAGAGACCCATGGAGGGAAGCCTGAACCCTTTGTGAGCCACTCAGGGGTCTTGGGGGGAGCCAGCCCTGAGCCATGCGGGCTGGGGCCAAGCCAAGGCGTGCTCCTGCAGCCAAAGGCAGGCAGCGGGGAGGGCAAGGGGCACGAGGCTCACCCGGTTGGCACCGGGGCACACACCCCAGCATGCTCAtagctgccctggcagggagggaccCTGCTGCAGACCCCGGCATGTGCCAAGGGCACCCCACGGCAGGACCCTGGGGGTGGGAGCCTCTCTGCTTTTTGTCCTTTAAACTGCAGTACAGTCTGAAGGGCCAGGGGTGTGTCTGTGTTGTGCTGCCGCTGCCTCTGCATCTCATGGCGGGGTTTGCTTGAGAGGGTGGAACAAGGATGGGGAATCACAGAGGAGTGGGGGCTCTGTCCCAGGAAACACCGCTGGGACAGGCAGCGGCTGGCGGGCAGAGTGCGGGCAGGGAGTACCTTCTACGATGAAAGTCCTGGACTTGGAGGAACTAAATGGGTCCCCTGGTGATAAAAGAGAGATTTAGAGAAAGTGGAGTCACCgctgctgggacaggggcaGTGACCTGCCACCGCACCGCCAACCCGCCCCGCCGCAGCCCGAGAGGGTCCTGGCACCGGGCAGGGGTGGCAGAAGTGTGGCACGAGTGGTGGCGGAGGAGCGGATTCTGCTCAGGAGGGAAAATGCCCTTGAAACACAAGCCTGGCGCAAACCAACCGCGACAGCGATGAAAGGCGGCGGGGAGGAGCGTGGCACCGTTGCGCACACCCACCTTCCATCGGCGTGTTGGGGTCGGGCCGGTTAGCAAACACCACGTCCACGTACTCCAGCTGCAGCCGCTCCAATGATGCCTTCAGACCTGCAGCATGGATGGGGCTGTCAGGTGAGCTGAGCCCCATGCTGCCAGCAGTGAGGCAGACGGtgaggcacagcctggcaccagGGCCAGCAGCATCTGGCGAGTGCCCTCATCCCTCCCCCTACCTTCTATGATGTGTTTTCGGGACAGGCCCCTCTCTGTCTCGgccctggaaaaggaaaggcgGGTGAGAGCCTGGGATGAGAGCCAGACCAGTGccagctgcactgctggaggGTTGGTGTTACCTACTTTCCTCCCCAGAAGATTTTGGTGGTGATGACCAGGCTGGACCGTCTGCAAGGAGAAAGAGAATCACTGGTGGTGGCACTTGCAAAGTCCCGTGCACCTTGCCTGGGATAGCACACTCCTGCCCAAGGCTTCTCCACCAGTTTGCCCCAGCCCATTGGGACTTTTGCCAAATAGGGGTGGCATCTGGCTTACCTCCACCCTTTCTTCTTGATGATGTTCCCCAGCACCACCTCAGCCCTACAAGGGAAGGGGATATCAGCCATTGGCACCTGCGGCCATGAGGAGTGGTGGCAgtcagcagggacagccccagaCCCCAAGAGAATAAGAGGCAACTGCAGTtggctgtggggacactgcCCCTTGCTGTGGCGCCCAGAGCTAAACTGCCCCCAGTGCATGAGCTTGCTAATTTCAGCTGAATGCATGGGCCCACGCCAATGCCCCAGGGCCAGCGTGCCCTGGgtacagctgtgctgggagggtgCATGGCTGCACCTGCATGATACAGGCCACCACGCAAAGCCACCAGTACCACAACTCCCCCCATGAGCaagagctcagagccctgtcctggAAGCTGCTTTGCAGCTGGCAAACCTGGGAGACTCCCAGTGCCACTGTGATTTGGTGGGAGTCAGGGTGTAGGGTGAGACCTCTTTGGCACTGCCAAAGCAGGGTACCTACTTGCCAGCAGCATAGACTTCTGCCGTGTCGAAGAGATTAATGCCGTTGTCATAAGCTAAAGTCATCAGCTGCTCCGCCATCTGCGAGGAGAGAGCGGGGTTGGTGAAGGGGGTGGCCGAGAGCCGGTGCACGGGCGCGTGCGCAGAGTGCTGGTGAGCTCCGGCATGCCTCGTGCACCCaggccacagctgcagctgtgcttaccccatccctgccccactCACCAAGGAAAGGCTGGGGAGGGTTGGGGTGAAGGGGTGCAGCCTTACCTCATCTGTGATCTGCCCTCCGAAAGTCACCCATGTTcctgca is drawn from Parus major isolate Abel chromosome 21, Parus_major1.1, whole genome shotgun sequence and contains these coding sequences:
- the KCNAB2 gene encoding voltage-gated potassium channel subunit beta-2 isoform X1 encodes the protein MQVSFVCSEHSIKSRSAEDRLNRQNAGSPSLGTRGKFRAVAMVARSLGQLSVQNAPSSSDSSVKQPGMKYRNLGKSGLRVSCLGLGTWVTFGGQITDEMAEQLMTLAYDNGINLFDTAEVYAAGKAEVVLGNIIKKKGWRRSSLVITTKIFWGGKAETERGLSRKHIIEGLKASLERLQLEYVDVVFANRPDPNTPMEETVRAMTHVINQGMAMYWGTSRWSSMEIMEAYSVARQFNLIPPICEQAEYHMFQREKVEVQLPELFHKIGVGAMTWSPLACGIVSGKYDGGIPPYSRASLKGYQWLKDKILSEEGRRQQAKLKELQAIAERLGCTLPQLAIAWCLRNEGVSSVLLGASNADQLMENIGAIQVLPKLSSSIVHEIDSILGNKPYSKKDYRS
- the KCNAB2 gene encoding voltage-gated potassium channel subunit beta-2 isoform X2, giving the protein MYPESTTDSPARLSLRQTGSPGMIYSARYGSPKRQLQFYRNLGKSGLRVSCLGLGTWVTFGGQITDEMAEQLMTLAYDNGINLFDTAEVYAAGKAEVVLGNIIKKKGWRRSSLVITTKIFWGGKAETERGLSRKHIIEGLKASLERLQLEYVDVVFANRPDPNTPMEETVRAMTHVINQGMAMYWGTSRWSSMEIMEAYSVARQFNLIPPICEQAEYHMFQREKVEVQLPELFHKIGVGAMTWSPLACGIVSGKYDGGIPPYSRASLKGYQWLKDKILSEEGRRQQAKLKELQAIAERLGCTLPQLAIAWCLRNEGVSSVLLGASNADQLMENIGAIQVLPKLSSSIVHEIDSILGNKPYSKKDYRS
- the KCNAB2 gene encoding voltage-gated potassium channel subunit beta-2 isoform X4; translated protein: MQVSFVCSEHSIKSRSAEDRLNRQNAGSPSLGTRGKFRAVAMVARSLGQLSVQNAPSSSDSSVKQPGMKYRNLGKSGLRVSCLGLGTWVTFGGQITDEMAEQLMTLAYDNGINLFDTAEVYAAGKAEVVLGNIIKKKGWRRSSLVITTKIFWGGKAETERGLSRKHIIEGLKASLERLQLEYVDVVFANRPDPNTPMEGDPFSSSKSRTFIVEETVRAMTHVINQGMAMYWGTSRWSSMEIMEAYSVARQFNLIPPICEQAEYHMFQREKVEVQLPELFHKIGVGAMTWSPLACGIVSGKYDGGIPPYSRASLKGYQWLKDKILSEEGRRQQAKLKELQAIAERLGCTLPQLAIAWCLRNEGVSSVLLGASNADQLMENIGAIQVLPKLSSSIVHEIDSILGNKPYSKKDYRS
- the KCNAB2 gene encoding voltage-gated potassium channel subunit beta-2 isoform X3, yielding MYPESTTDSPARLSLRQTGSPGMIYRNLGKSGLRVSCLGLGTWVTFGGQITDEMAEQLMTLAYDNGINLFDTAEVYAAGKAEVVLGNIIKKKGWRRSSLVITTKIFWGGKAETERGLSRKHIIEGLKASLERLQLEYVDVVFANRPDPNTPMEETVRAMTHVINQGMAMYWGTSRWSSMEIMEAYSVARQFNLIPPICEQAEYHMFQREKVEVQLPELFHKIGVGAMTWSPLACGIVSGKYDGGIPPYSRASLKGYQWLKDKILSEEGRRQQAKLKELQAIAERLGCTLPQLAIAWCLRNEGVSSVLLGASNADQLMENIGAIQVLPKLSSSIVHEIDSILGNKPYSKKDYRS